The Parafrankia irregularis DNA segment AGGCCTTCGACCTGGGCGATGGTGGCTTTGGGGTAGCCGAGGAGTTCGTGGTAGAAGGCGAAGGTGCGGCGGTCGACGGCGAGGCGGCGGCGTTGGCTGGGTCGGCGTCGCCGGGTGGTTTTTCCGTTGCCGGTGGTGCTGCCGTCTCCGTTGCTGTGGGGGGTCTGGTCGGTACCTTCGCCGTACCAGCCGTAGGCGTTGCGCATGTCGGCGCCGGAGGAGAAGTAGCCGCCGGTGCCGCGCAGGAGGACGACCTTGGTGTCGTCGTCGTCTGCCAGTTCGTCGAGGTAGGCGGCGAGCTGGTCGCGCATCGGCGGGTCGTAGGAGTTGCGCCGCTGCGCATTGTTGATCGTGATGCGGGCGATGCCGGACTCCGGCTCCCGCTCCATCAACACACGTCCGTCAGTCAACGACTCGTCCCTCTTCCCGCTACTCCCAGGTCGAGACCATCGTAATGTAAATCTATATATATTTCCAGTGAAGCCCTCGGGTGGCCCTGGGCGGAGGCGGGAGGGAGGCGTCGAGTCGCCCGATCTCCGGTCGGCCGCCGGCGCCACGGTCCTGGCCGGTCGAGATCCGCTGCGGCTGGGGCGATGGCCCGCTGGAAGGCGCTTGTATGCAGGCTGCCGACATCGGCGTGGTCCCAGGTGGTCCGCGGCGGCGCACTGTCGGATGGCACCTGACCTGCTCGACAGCACCCAAAAGTATAGATAGATTCGGTTCCTTCGGGCGAGTTGCTGCTGGCGGAGGGGTCGGGGCCTGACAAATGACGACCACGGCGAGCGCGTCGAACGGGCCTAACCTCGGCATACCAGCAGCGGCCGCGTTCTGGTCCCTGGTCGAACGGGCCGAGGGCCGTTCGCCCGACGCGGTGATCCTCGCGGACGACCATGGTCGGGCACTGACGTCCGCCGGGCTGCGCGAGGAGGCCGAGCGGGTGGCGGCCGGTCTGTACGCGCTCGGGCTGCGGCCGGGTGACGTCGTCTCGTGGCAGCTGCCGACCACCCTCGAGGCAGCGGTGCTGATGGTGGCGTGTGCCCGGCTCGGTCTGGTGCAGAATCCGATCATCCCGGTGTTCCGGCATCGGGAGGTCGGGTACATCACGCGGCAGGTCGGTGCCCGCCTGCTCGTCGTGCCGGAGCGGTGGCGCGGTTTCGGCCACGGGGAGATGGCTCGTTCCCTCGGTGTCGAGGTGGTCTCGCTCGATCTTGAGAGTCCGCCGCGCAGTGGTCTGCGGCTCCCCGCCGCCGACCCCGGCACGCTGCCGGAGCTACCCGGGCTGTCCGGGCTGTCCGTGCTGTCGACCTCTGCCGGGAATTCGGCGCCTCCGGTCGGTGTCGGGGAGTGCAGGTGGATCTACTACTCGTCGGGGACGGTGGCCGATCCCAAGGGTGTGCGGCACACCGACGCCTCGGTGATCGCGTCGTCCAACGGTGTGGTGGACGGGCTGGGTTTCGGCGCCGGTGACGTGTATCCGATCGCCTGGCCGCTGGCCCATATCGGGGGTGTGGCGATGCTGGCGGCGGCGCTGCGCACCGGGGGCCGGCTGGTGTTGTTCGACGTGTTCGACCCGGCGACGACCCCCGGGCGGATGGCCACCCACCGGCCGACCTTCCTCGGCTCCGCCACACCGTTCTTCCTGGCGTACGTGGCGGCCCAGCGCCGGCACGGCGACACGCCGTTGTTCCCCGCGGTGCGGGTCTGCGTCGGTGGTGGGGCGCCGACCCCGGAGACCGTGAGCCGGGAGGTCGCCGAGGTGTTCGGTGTTGCGGGAGTGGTGAACTCCTGGGGGCTGACCGAGCTCCCGGTGGCGACCAGCGAGACACCGTCGGACGCCGGAGCCGGGTCGACCGTGGGCCGGCCGATGACCGGCGTGCGGGTCCGCGTCGTCGACGGTGAGCTGCGGCTGAAGGGGCCGCAGTGCTTCCTCGGCTACGTCGACGCCACGCTGGACGCCGACGCCTTCGACGACGAGGGGTGGCTGCGCACCGGTGATCTCGGCTCGGTCGACGGCGAGGGCCGGGTCCGCGTCGAGGGCCGGCTCAAGGACGTCATCATCCGCAACGCGGAGAACATCTCGGCCTCCGAGATCGAGGAGGTGCTGCTGCGTCACCCGGCGGTCGCGGACGCCGCCGTCGTCGGCGTGCCGGACGAACGTACCGGGGAGCTGGTCTGCGCCGTGGTGGTCGTGCGTCCCGGTACCACGGTCACCCTCGCCGACCTCGGGATCCACTGCCAGGTCGAAGGCCTTGCGCGGTACAAGTGCCCCGAGCGCCTGGAGCTCGTCGACGAGCTGCCGCGTAACCCGATGGGCAAGGTCCTCAAGCGCCAGCTTCGTTTCTGATCGGCCTTCAGCGCTGATCCGTCCTGCGCTGTGATGCGCGTTCAGGCCGTCGGGGCTCGCAGCAGGGCGAGCGTCTGGTCCAGCTCGGCCTGCAGGATCTCGCTGGCACGCTCACCGTCGCCAGTGGCCACGGCCTCGACGAGGGCGGCGTGCGCGGCGTCACCGTGGTTGTGGTCGGTGGCGCGCAGGCCGAGCAGGTCGACCAGATCGATGAGCCCCCGGCGCAGCACCGGCAGGAACTCGGTGAACAGCCCGTCGAGCACCGGATTGTGCGCGGCCGCTACAACGGCGGCGTGCAGGGCGATGTCCGCGTCGACGAACGTCTCGTCGTCACCGCCGGCCGCGGCCCGTCGCCGATCGAGAGCGTCGCGCATGGCGGTGATCTCCACCTCGGTGCGCCGCTGCGCGGCCAGCCGCACGGCCTGCACCTCCAGGAACATCCGGACCTCGTAGACGTCGCCCACCGCGGCGCGGCGCAGCGCGTCCCTCCAGTCCTGCGCCGGTTCGGTGGCGATGACGTACACGCCGGATCCCTGCCGGGCCTGCAGCAGCCCCGCTCCGGCCAGCGCGCGCAGCGCCTCGCGCACGGTGGAGCGACCCACACCCAGCGTCGCCGCGAGCGCGTTCTCCCCGGGCAGGCGGGTTCCCACCGGCCACTCGCCGCTGGTGATCTGGTCACGCAGAAGCTGCGTCGCCTGGTCGACCAGCGACGTCGATCGCAACGCGCCGAGCGCCATGTAAACCTCTCAGGTTGTCTGAGGAGCTGAGATGTGGAGTATGGTACCCCCCCGTGACGCTGGGCGTGTGGCTGCTTCTTACCCGCCGCGGCGGGGCCTGAGGCGACCGGCACCCCGCCGCGGGGCCGCTGTGCCGCCGGTCGACCACGCGCGACCGAGACCCGAAGGGCCGATCACCTCCTATGCCCGATCATTCGAGTAGTCCATCTGTCGCGGCGGCGCCGGCCGCCGTCTCCTCGACACCCACCGCACCCACCGCACCCACCGCACCCTCCACATCCGCCGCCTTCCCTGCCGCCGCTGCCTTTGCCGACGCGGTCAGCTTCCCCACCGTCGTCCGTCCGCGGGGCGCGCTGCCGGCAGGTGCCGCGGCGTGGAACGCGCAACGCCCCAGCTCGATGCCGCACCAGCGGTACCTGCCCATCCACGAGCGGGTCGAGCTGCCGGCAGTCGACCCATCCAGCAGGATCTGGCCGACACGCCGCGTGGACACCGCGCCGCTGTGGGTGTCGGTGGACCTGCGGGACGGGAACCAGGCCCTGCGCGAGCCGATGGACACACCGCGCAAGCGGATGATGTTCGATCTGCTCGTCGCCATGGGTTTCAAGGAGATCGAGGTCGGCTACCCCTCCGCCAGCCAGACGGATTTCGACTTCGTCCGGCACCTGGTCGAGGACGATGCCGTCCCGCCGGATGTGACAACGGTGGTGTTCACCCCGGCACGGCGAGATCTCATCGAGCGGACCTTCGAGGCGATCGCCGGGATGCCGGCGGCCGGTGGCATGCCTCGCGTCGTCGTTCACCTCTATGTCGCCACGGCACCGGTCTGGCGGCAGGTCGTCCTGGGCCACGACCGTGCGGACCTGCTGGCGCTGGCACGCGACGCCGCGGAGCACATGGCGCGACTCGCCGAGTCCCCGCGCTCTCCCGACGTCCGCTTCCAGTTCTCTCCCGAGGTCTTCAACGCGACCGAACCCGACTTCGCGCTGGAGATCTGCAACAGCCTCAGCGAGCTGTGGGACGCCTGCCCGCAGCGACCGGTCATCCACAACCTGCCTGCGACGGTCGAGATCTCCACTCCGAACGTCTACGCCGATCAGATCGAGTACATGGACCGTCACCTGGCGCGGCGGGAGTCGGTGATCCTGTCCGTCCACCCGCACAACGACCGCGGCACCGGGGTCGCGTGTGCGGAGCTGGCGCTGCTCGCCGGCGCGCAGCGGGTCGAGGGCTGCCTGTTCGGCAACGGCGAACGCACCGGCAACGTCGATCTGGTCACCCTCGCGCTCAACCTCTACTCCCAGGGCGTCAACCCGATGATCGACTTCTCGGACATCGACGTCGTTCGGGAGACCGTCGAGCACTGCAACCGGGTGCCGGTCCATCCCCGGCACCCCTACGGGGGCGAGCTGGCCTACACCGCCTTCTCCGGCACCCACCAGGACGCGATCAGCAAGGGGCTGGCACATCACGCCGCCCTCGCCGCCGCGCAGTCAGTGCCCGAGGGCCGAGCCCCGTGGGCCGTTCCGTACCTGCCGATAGACCCGGCGGACGTCGGGCGCAGCTACGAGGCGCTGATCCGGGTGAACAGCCAGTCCGGCAAGGGCGGGATCGCGCATCTGCTGAACCTTCACTACGGCCTGGAGCTCCCCAGGGGCCTGCGGGCCGACTTCTCCCGGGTCGCGCAGGAAGCCGCTGACCGCGACGGCCGCGAGCTCGTGGCCAAGGAGCTCTGGGAGATGTTCCAGGCCCGCTATCTGGCACCGGTGCACCGCGGGCCGATCCTGCTGTCCAGTTGGCGGACCGCCGAGGCCGCACCGGGTGAGCACGAGTTCGTCGCCGAGCTGGCGACGTCCGGGGGCGAGGTGCGGACGCCTCGCCGGGGGATCGGGAACGGACCGTTGGCGGCGCTGACAGCGCTGCTCGCCGGGATCGGCGTCGAGGCGGAGATCGTCGCCTTCAGCGAGCACGCCATGGACCGTGGCGGCACCAGCCTCGCGACGGCCTACATCGAGATCGGCCTCAACGGTACGGAACGCTGGGGGGTCGGCCAGGACACCTCCGCGCTCACCGCATCGGTCAACGCCGTCATCGCCGCGGTCAACGGCCGGCTGGCCGGCTGAACGCCGGCCTGCGGGTCTGATTCGTCCGCGTCGCCCAGCCGGCGGCCGACCGGTGTTAGAACGATGAGATGCGGCCGGATAAGACGAACACCGGTGAACTGCCGACCGAACCGGATGACGGCGTTCCCGCTCCAGACCTGGTCGCGGCGTGGCTGGTACTGGGAATGCTTCCGACGGAGCAGGTTCCAGGCTGGGCGGCGCACTGGATCGCGCGTGGTTATGACGGTGCGGCGCTGGTCGAGCTCGCCGGCCTCGATGGCAGGGATCCGGCCGCGGTCCGTGATCTGATCGAGGCGGCTCTGCGGGAATGCGGCCCGCTGGAGGTTGACGTCGCGGCGGTGGAACGAGACCACCTGCGGGCAGCTGCGCTGATGGCTTTCACCAATGTGGCTGAACTGCTCTTTGCGGGGCGCGCGACCGAGCGATGGGTCGTCGACAGGGTTCATGAGACAGCCGGTGACCACTACTTCGACGAATCAGTGATGAATCTTCCGCTCGGTTCGTTGTTTCACCTTGCGGATGAATGGGATGCTGGCTGGGGGCGGCCGGTGCAGGAGCTTCGGAGCATTGTTCGGCAGGCTTGTCACCGGCAGCTGGAGGTGGCTTCGGTTCCCGGTCGTTCCTGATCCGTGTGGGCTTCGCGGGCTCGGTCCGGCTGGTGGTGCTGTCGGCGTCCATGGCGTCCATGGCGTCCCGGCCGGACGTTCCGGCCGGTGCGATGTCCGGTCATCCCACGAGATCCCGCGTCGAGGGGAGGCGGCGGATTCGCCGTACACCGGCTACTGCAGATGCGGTAGCCGGTGGCACTTTCGGGTTTCTGCGCGGTGGATATCGGCGTTGGCTATGTACGGTGATGCCGTGTCCGGATGGCTGGCGGGGTTCCGAAATGTCGGTCGGGAGGAGTCGCGGCGTCGGACGTATCTAGCCGATATCGCCGTCGCGTGCGTTGCCTTTGGGCTGGGTGTGGTGATCGCCACGCAGGCCCCGGTGGATAGTTCCGGACTGAGTGCGACTTTCCTTGTTACAAGTGCGATTAGTTGTGCAGTTCTGGTGCTGCGCCGGCGCTGGCCGCCGCTGGTTCTCGGATTCGTCGCCGGGTGGTCCTGCCTCGTGAATCTCCTGGCCGGGCCACCGGGCGACGGGCCGTC contains these protein-coding regions:
- a CDS encoding enoyl-CoA hydratase/isomerase family protein, which codes for MEREPESGIARITINNAQRRNSYDPPMRDQLAAYLDELADDDDTKVVLLRGTGGYFSSGADMRNAYGWYGEGTDQTPHSNGDGSTTGNGKTTRRRRPSQRRRLAVDRRTFAFYHELLGYPKATIAQVEGL
- a CDS encoding class I adenylate-forming enzyme family protein: MTTTASASNGPNLGIPAAAAFWSLVERAEGRSPDAVILADDHGRALTSAGLREEAERVAAGLYALGLRPGDVVSWQLPTTLEAAVLMVACARLGLVQNPIIPVFRHREVGYITRQVGARLLVVPERWRGFGHGEMARSLGVEVVSLDLESPPRSGLRLPAADPGTLPELPGLSGLSVLSTSAGNSAPPVGVGECRWIYYSSGTVADPKGVRHTDASVIASSNGVVDGLGFGAGDVYPIAWPLAHIGGVAMLAAALRTGGRLVLFDVFDPATTPGRMATHRPTFLGSATPFFLAYVAAQRRHGDTPLFPAVRVCVGGGAPTPETVSREVAEVFGVAGVVNSWGLTELPVATSETPSDAGAGSTVGRPMTGVRVRVVDGELRLKGPQCFLGYVDATLDADAFDDEGWLRTGDLGSVDGEGRVRVEGRLKDVIIRNAENISASEIEEVLLRHPAVADAAVVGVPDERTGELVCAVVVVRPGTTVTLADLGIHCQVEGLARYKCPERLELVDELPRNPMGKVLKRQLRF
- a CDS encoding FadR/GntR family transcriptional regulator, which translates into the protein MALGALRSTSLVDQATQLLRDQITSGEWPVGTRLPGENALAATLGVGRSTVREALRALAGAGLLQARQGSGVYVIATEPAQDWRDALRRAAVGDVYEVRMFLEVQAVRLAAQRRTEVEITAMRDALDRRRAAAGGDDETFVDADIALHAAVVAAAHNPVLDGLFTEFLPVLRRGLIDLVDLLGLRATDHNHGDAAHAALVEAVATGDGERASEILQAELDQTLALLRAPTA
- a CDS encoding 2-isopropylmalate synthase; its protein translation is MPHQRYLPIHERVELPAVDPSSRIWPTRRVDTAPLWVSVDLRDGNQALREPMDTPRKRMMFDLLVAMGFKEIEVGYPSASQTDFDFVRHLVEDDAVPPDVTTVVFTPARRDLIERTFEAIAGMPAAGGMPRVVVHLYVATAPVWRQVVLGHDRADLLALARDAAEHMARLAESPRSPDVRFQFSPEVFNATEPDFALEICNSLSELWDACPQRPVIHNLPATVEISTPNVYADQIEYMDRHLARRESVILSVHPHNDRGTGVACAELALLAGAQRVEGCLFGNGERTGNVDLVTLALNLYSQGVNPMIDFSDIDVVRETVEHCNRVPVHPRHPYGGELAYTAFSGTHQDAISKGLAHHAALAAAQSVPEGRAPWAVPYLPIDPADVGRSYEALIRVNSQSGKGGIAHLLNLHYGLELPRGLRADFSRVAQEAADRDGRELVAKELWEMFQARYLAPVHRGPILLSSWRTAEAAPGEHEFVAELATSGGEVRTPRRGIGNGPLAALTALLAGIGVEAEIVAFSEHAMDRGGTSLATAYIEIGLNGTERWGVGQDTSALTASVNAVIAAVNGRLAG